The Penicillium oxalicum strain HP7-1 chromosome IV, whole genome shotgun sequence genome contains a region encoding:
- a CDS encoding Efflux pump DEP3: protein MSADSVNESGISTPPSEPVSEKTEPPSSPRDVHGIKWVLVIFALLSSLFLYALDNTVVANVQPKVVETFGHVALVPWLGVSFALASAATTLIWSKAYGTFSAKKLYIGSTTVFMGASALCGGAPDINSFIVGRAIAGAGGCGMYMGLLTLLSVTTDNAERPKYLSLTGLIWGIGTVLGPVVGGAFGDSSATWRWAFYLNLLVGAVASPIYFILLPDFKPQKGTPLMSRFAQIDYLGALLSIGTLLCVIMAMNFGGVLWPWSDRNIIGLFVGSGVLFVLFVVQQVYCIGTTLDNRMFPMHFWKSRTMITLFLTMMLATFGSFIGIFYLPLYYQFTRGSTAIQTSVHLLPFILFLVAFNLGNGQFMGKTGYYYPWYIVGAALELIGGVLMYHVDEFTSNAKIYGYTIILGTGVGCFCQAGFAVAQMKVKPSEIPYCVGFMTVGQMLGIVFGTGISGALFVNLAQDALRTVFPGADETQISNAISGVGSGLLQSAGSAEKAMAIHGITRAIQMAYVPVIAAGSICLICSVLMKREKVFV from the exons atgtctGCAGATTCCGTGAATGAGTCCGGCATCTCGACGCCGCCTTCAGAGCCAGTCTCTGAGAAGACCGagccaccatcatcaccacgagATGTGCATGGTATCAAG TGGGTGCTTGTCATCTTCGCCTTGCTGTCATCACTCTTCCTCTACGCTCTTGACAACACCGTTGTGGCCAATGTTCAACCCAAAGTCGTCGAAACCTTCGGCCATGTCGCCCTGGTCCCATGGCTTGGAGTCTCCTTTGCGCTGGCTTCGGCTGCCACCACTTTAATCTGGTCCAAAGCTTACGGCACATTCTCCGCCAAAAAGCTCTACATCGGCAGCACAACCGTTTTCATGGGTGCTTCCGCACTCTGTGGTGGTGCGCCCGACATCAACAGCTTCATCGTTGGTCGTGCAATTGCTGGCGCAGGTGGATGTGGCATGTACATGGGCTTGTTGACTCTCCTCTCCGTGACCACCGACAATGCCGAGCGACCTAAATATCTCAGTCTCACTGGCTTGATCTGGGGTATTGGCACGGTTCTCGGTCCCGTTGTCGGTGGAGCTTTCGGTGACAGCAGCGCAACTTGGCGATGGGCGTTTTATCTCAACCTGCTTGTCGGTGCTGTCGCATCGCCCATCTACTTCATCTTGTTGCCCGATTTCAAGCCTCAGAAGGGAACACCACTGATGTCTCGCTTTGCTCAAATCGATTACCTGGGAGCTTTGCTTTCCATCGGCACTCTTCTCTGTGTGATCATGGCAATGAACTTTGGTGGTGTTTTGTGGCCGTGGAGTGACCGCAACATCATCGGACTGTTTGTGGGCTCCGGAGtcctttttgttctctttgTCGTGCAACAAGTATACTGCATTGGGACCACTCTCGACAACCGCATGTTCCCAATGCATTTCTGGAAGAGCCGTACTATGATTACACTGTTCCTGACTATGA TGCTCGCGACCTTTGGCAGCTTCATTGGCATCTTCTACCTGCCTCTGTACTATCAATTCACCCGTGGCAGTACCGCTATCCAAACCTCTGTCCACCTCTTGCCCTTCATCCTGTTCCTTGTTGCCTTCAACTTGGGCAATGGTCAGTTCATGGGTAAGACTGGATACTACTACCCGTGGTATATCGTCGGTGCTGCCCTTGAACTGATCGGAGGTGTCCTGATGTACCACGTCGATGAGTTCACCTCCAACGCCAAGATTTATGGTTACACCATCATCCTCGGTACCGGCGTCGGTTGCTTCTGCCAAGCCGGATTCGCCGTCGCCCAGATGAAAGTGAAGCCCTCTGAAATTCCTTACTGCGTTGGATTCATGACGGTCGGCCAAATGCTCGGTATTGTGTTTGGTACCGGTATTTCAGGCGCCCTCTTTGTCAACTTGGCTCAGGATGCACTTCGGACCGTCTTCCCCGGGGCTGATGAGACTCAGATCTCAAACGCCATTTCTGGAGTGGGTAGCGGTCTGCTCCAATCTGCGGGCTCGGCGGAGAAAGCGATGGCTATCCACGGCATCACGAGAGCCATCCAGATGGCGTATGTGCCCGTCATCGCTGCAGGCAGCATTTGCCTGATTTGCAGTGTGTTGATGAAGCGTGAGAAGGTCTTTGTTTAG
- a CDS encoding Sphingolipid long chain base-responsive protein LSP1 — MSIRSRKENNSGRHRFTMSTFRGMQQPELSKKLSRLIKSENSAISAHESAGRERAAIATALSDWGESTGDEAISDISDKLGVMLAEIGEQEDIFAQNLEDSRGVLKQIRNMEASVQPSRDQRQKITDEIAKLKYKDPTNTRLVTLEHELVRAEAQNLVAEAQLSNTTRTKLKEAYDIHTAAVIERAEKQILLARHARRLLTLIDDSPVVPGDTRPAYDSEEAARQVLEDAENDLRSWEPSVEPIGSFAEDAARTGNDSLSNETEQDVESVATGRSGVKVGNAVPSSSKQLEEPAE; from the exons ATGTCGATCCGATCTCGTAAGGAGAATAACAGCGGTCGCCATCGCTTCACCATGTCTACTTTTCGAGGCATGCAACAGCCCGAGCTGAGCAAGAAGCTGAGCCGGCTGATAAAGAGCGAGAACTCGGCGATCAGCGCCCACGAGTCGGCCGGACGAGAGCGTGCGGCTATCGCCACCGCACTCTCGGATTGGGGCGAGTCAACTGGCGACGAAGCCATCTCGGACATTTCGGACAAGCTGGGCGTGATGCTGGCGGAGATTGGAGAGCAAGAGGATATCTTCGCGCAGAACCTGGAGGACTCTCGCGGCGTACTGAAGCAGATCCGCAACATGGAGGCATCGGTGCAGCCGTCGCGCGATCAGCGTCAGAAAATCACTGACGAGATTGCGAAACTGAAGTACAAAGATCCCACCAACACACGCCTCGTCACCCTGGAGCACGAGCTTGTACGCGCCGAGGCGCAGAACTTGGTCGCCGAAGCACAGCTGTCTAACACT ACTCGCACCAAGCTCAAGGAAGCCTATGATATTCACACTGCCGCCGTCATTGAGCGCGCGGAGAAGCAGATTCTGCTCGCTCGCCATGCTCGCCGCCTGCTCACTCTGATTGACGACAGTCCCGTGGTCCCCGGTGACACCCGTCCCGCGTATGACAGCGAAGAGGCTGCCCGCCAGGTTCTCGAGGATGCAGAGAATGATTTGCGCTCGTGGGAGCCAAGCGTGGAGCCGATCGGTAGTTTCGCTGAGGATGCCGCCCGCACGGGCAACGACAGTTTGTCAAACGAAACCGAGCAAGACGTCGAGAGTGTTGCCACTGGACGTAGCGGTGTCAAGGTTGGCAATGCTGTCCCCTCGTCGTCAAAGCAGCTCGAGGAACCCGCCGAGTAG